In Amycolatopsis sp. EV170708-02-1, the following are encoded in one genomic region:
- a CDS encoding NAD(P)/FAD-dependent oxidoreductase, which yields MAKALIAGGGIAGTITAIALHETGHEPVIHEAYDRTAEGVGAFLTLAVNGLDALGPLGLKGLVKGLGFDTPRIKMHLGNGRELADLALGGELEDGTVSQTVLRSDLYIALRDEAVRRGIEIRYGKRLADARETGDGVLATFEDGSSAEGDLLIGADGLRSRVRTIIDPRAPSPRYVPLLNTGGLAEGLRLDDEPGVMHMTFGKRLFFAHIVHPDGGVWWFANVPRKREPSPADPAVTATWREDLIRQLAVDRTPAVEIVRATREIYRPWATYDFPSVPTWRTDRMVIIGDAAHATSPAAGQGAAMAIEDAVTLARCLRDVPSIPKALAVYEGLRRERVEAVVERGKRNGDDKAAGPVGRVIRDFFLTRAFKNPPDEDPNAFMWRHRIDWEAPVAS from the coding sequence ATGGCGAAGGCACTGATCGCCGGCGGGGGTATCGCGGGCACGATCACGGCGATCGCACTGCACGAAACGGGCCACGAGCCGGTGATCCACGAGGCGTACGACCGGACCGCGGAAGGGGTCGGCGCGTTCCTGACCCTCGCGGTGAACGGCCTCGACGCGTTGGGGCCGTTGGGACTGAAAGGCCTGGTCAAGGGCTTGGGCTTCGACACCCCGCGGATCAAGATGCACCTGGGGAACGGGCGCGAGCTGGCGGATCTCGCGCTCGGCGGGGAGCTGGAGGACGGCACCGTGAGCCAGACCGTGCTCCGCTCCGATCTGTACATCGCCCTACGCGACGAAGCCGTCAGACGCGGCATCGAGATCCGCTACGGCAAACGTTTGGCCGACGCGCGCGAGACCGGCGACGGCGTCCTCGCGACCTTCGAGGACGGCTCGTCGGCCGAGGGCGACCTGCTGATCGGCGCGGACGGGCTCCGCTCGCGGGTGCGGACGATCATCGATCCGCGGGCGCCATCACCGCGCTACGTGCCGCTGCTGAACACGGGCGGGCTGGCCGAAGGCCTGCGCCTGGACGACGAACCCGGCGTCATGCACATGACGTTCGGCAAGCGGCTGTTCTTCGCTCACATCGTCCACCCGGACGGTGGCGTCTGGTGGTTCGCGAACGTCCCCCGGAAGCGTGAGCCGTCTCCGGCCGACCCCGCCGTGACGGCCACCTGGCGAGAGGACCTGATCCGGCAGCTGGCGGTGGACCGCACCCCGGCCGTCGAGATCGTGCGCGCGACGCGGGAGATCTACCGGCCGTGGGCGACGTACGACTTCCCGAGCGTGCCGACGTGGCGGACGGACCGGATGGTCATCATCGGCGACGCCGCGCACGCGACCTCACCGGCGGCCGGGCAAGGCGCCGCGATGGCCATCGAGGACGCCGTCACGCTGGCGCGATGCCTGCGCGACGTGCCCTCGATCCCGAAGGCGCTCGCCGTCTACGAAGGACTGCGGCGCGAGCGCGTCGAGGCCGTCGTCGAACGCGGCAAGCGCAACGGCGACGACAAGGCGGCCGGACCCGTCGGGCGGGTGATCCGGGACTTCTTCCTCACGCGGGCGTTCAAGAACCCGCCGGACGAGGATCCGAACGCCTTCATGTGGCGGCACCGGATCGACTGGGAAGCGCCAGTGGCTTCTTAG